GCCGATATGGCGGCTTTTAATATGGGCAGTATGAACTATGCAATTTACTCTAAAAAAGCCAAAAAATTCCACTGGAATACCATCTTCCAAAACTCGTTTGACGACATGATATTTTATGTGGAAAAAATGAATGAAGCAGGTACCATTCCTGAAATGGAGTGTTTTGATACCGGACACATCCATAATGCCCAACCCTTGCGCGAAATGGGGCTTGTGCCCGATAATGCTGTATACAGCCTGGTAATGGGGGTATTGGGCGGCATTCCGGCAAGTACCGAAAACTTGATGCACCAAATAAGACAAGTACCCGATGGCAGACACTGGCAGGTGATCGGCATTAGCCGCAAGCAATGGCAACTTGCTGCTGTAGCCATTACTATGGGGGGCAGCTTTAGGGTTGGTTTAGAAGATAACTTTTACTTGCCTAACGGCGAAATGGCAAAATCGAACGGCGAGTGTGTAGATGCTGGCGTGCACCTGACCCATACAATGGGGCGCGAGGTGGCTACTATAGACGAAGCTAGAGAGATGTTGAACATTCCATTGGTTAGTCCACAGGCAACAGTCAACAGTCAATAGTTTAGTCGGGAGTCCGTAGTCAGGAGTTAGCCTGAAGCGATTTAACAATTAGTCCAGAGTTGGGAGTCCGTAGTCAGGAGTTAGCCTGAAGCGATTTCTCAACTATGAGAACAACTCCCAACTACGGACTCCTGACTAAAGAACTAAAAAACTAAAAAAATGATACAATCATACAAGAAAAACTACAAAGCACTAGATCATTACGACGCTATTTTTATAGGGTCAGGTTTGGGTAGTTTGACATCTGCCGCTTTGATGGCAAAAGAGGGTAAAAAAGTATTGGTGCTGGAGCGCCACTATACTGCTGGGGGGTTTACCCATATTTTTA
This sequence is a window from Microscilla marina ATCC 23134. Protein-coding genes within it:
- a CDS encoding BKACE family enzyme; amino-acid sequence: ADMAAFNMGSMNYAIYSKKAKKFHWNTIFQNSFDDMIFYVEKMNEAGTIPEMECFDTGHIHNAQPLREMGLVPDNAVYSLVMGVLGGIPASTENLMHQIRQVPDGRHWQVIGISRKQWQLAAVAITMGGSFRVGLEDNFYLPNGEMAKSNGECVDAGVHLTHTMGREVATIDEAREMLNIPLVSPQATVNSQ